The Micromonospora krabiensis genome window below encodes:
- a CDS encoding bifunctional 3,4-dihydroxy-2-butanone-4-phosphate synthase/GTP cyclohydrolase II, which produces MNEREAGTSFGTIEQALADIAAGRPVVVVDDADRENEGDLIFAAELATPELMAFMVRYTSGYVCVPLTESEADRLDLPPMHHTNQDRRGTAYTVTVDAREGISTGISAADRAHTIRLLSDPATGPTDLARPGHVVPLRAREGGVLRRPGHTEAAIDLTRMAGLRPAGVLCELINDDGTMMRLPDLEKFCAEHGLTLITIADLVAFRRRTEKQVELVADARMPTTHGVFRALGYRSAHEPAEHVAMVYGEIGDGQDVLVRVHSECLTGDVFGSLRCDCGPQLDAALARVAREGRGVVLYMRGHEGRGIGLLHKLQAYQLQDLGRDTVDANLDLGLPADARDYGTGAQILYDLGVRSMRLLTNNPAKRAGLEGYGLTITGREGLPIRPHPENVRYLRTKRDRMGHLLDQLDEVTEAPVEPAAGR; this is translated from the coding sequence ATGAACGAGCGGGAAGCCGGCACGAGCTTCGGGACGATCGAGCAGGCGCTGGCGGACATCGCCGCCGGCCGGCCGGTGGTCGTCGTCGACGACGCCGACCGCGAGAACGAGGGCGACCTCATCTTCGCGGCCGAGCTGGCCACGCCGGAGCTGATGGCCTTCATGGTCCGCTACACGTCCGGCTACGTCTGCGTGCCGCTCACCGAGAGCGAGGCCGACCGGCTCGACCTGCCGCCGATGCACCACACCAACCAGGACCGGCGGGGCACCGCGTACACGGTGACCGTCGACGCCCGGGAGGGGATCAGCACCGGCATCTCGGCGGCCGACCGGGCGCACACCATCCGGCTGCTGTCCGACCCGGCCACCGGGCCGACCGACCTGGCCCGCCCCGGGCACGTGGTGCCGCTGCGCGCCCGGGAGGGCGGCGTGCTGCGTCGCCCCGGGCACACCGAGGCGGCCATCGACCTGACCCGGATGGCCGGCCTGCGCCCCGCCGGGGTGCTCTGCGAGCTGATCAACGACGACGGCACCATGATGCGGCTGCCCGACCTGGAGAAGTTCTGCGCCGAGCACGGGCTGACGCTCATCACCATCGCCGACCTCGTCGCGTTCCGGCGGCGGACCGAGAAGCAGGTCGAGCTGGTCGCCGACGCGCGCATGCCCACCACGCACGGTGTGTTCCGGGCGCTGGGCTACCGCAGCGCGCACGAGCCGGCCGAACACGTCGCCATGGTGTACGGCGAGATCGGCGACGGGCAGGACGTGCTGGTCCGGGTCCACTCCGAGTGCCTGACCGGTGACGTCTTCGGCTCGCTGCGCTGCGACTGCGGCCCCCAGCTCGACGCCGCCCTGGCCCGGGTGGCCCGGGAGGGGCGTGGCGTCGTGCTCTACATGCGCGGGCACGAGGGTCGCGGGATCGGGCTGCTGCACAAGCTTCAGGCGTACCAGTTGCAGGACCTGGGCCGGGACACCGTGGACGCGAACCTGGACCTCGGCCTGCCGGCCGACGCCCGGGACTACGGCACCGGCGCGCAGATCCTCTACGACCTCGGGGTGCGGTCCATGCGGCTGCTCACCAACAACCCGGCGAAGCGGGCCGGGCTGGAGGGGTACGGCCTGACCATCACCGGCCGGGAAGGGCTGCCGATACGCCCGCACCCGGAGAACGTCCGGTACCTGCGCACCAAGCGGGACCGGATGGGACACCTGCTGGACCAGTTGGACGAGGTCACCGAGGCGCCGGTCGAGCCGGCCGCCGGCCGGTGA
- the pnuC gene encoding nicotinamide riboside transporter PnuC, which yields MGTVHWLLDAQVTIAGSPVLVREIVGNVFGLASALFGLRRLVWAWPVGMVGNVLLFTVFLGGAFATPQAHDLFGQAGRQVFFFAVSVYGWWRWSRSRRLGEVPDQGGVVPRWATGRERLGLLVALAVLTAVAYPALAALGSWGPLADAWILAGSLLATYGMARGFVEFWLIWIAVDAVGVPLLLNGGFYPSAAMYLVYGAFCVWGFVSWWRTSRVLRPARRPLAPTYTEAVA from the coding sequence GGTCCGCGAGATCGTCGGCAACGTCTTCGGGCTCGCGTCCGCGCTGTTCGGGCTGCGCCGCCTGGTGTGGGCCTGGCCCGTCGGCATGGTCGGCAACGTGCTGCTCTTCACCGTCTTCCTCGGCGGCGCGTTCGCCACGCCCCAGGCGCACGACCTGTTCGGGCAGGCCGGCCGGCAGGTGTTCTTCTTCGCGGTCAGCGTGTACGGCTGGTGGCGCTGGTCGCGCAGCCGTCGGCTGGGCGAGGTGCCGGACCAGGGTGGGGTGGTGCCGCGCTGGGCCACCGGCCGGGAGCGGCTGGGTCTGCTCGTCGCCCTCGCGGTGCTCACCGCGGTGGCGTACCCGGCGCTCGCCGCGCTCGGCTCCTGGGGGCCGCTGGCGGACGCGTGGATCCTCGCCGGCAGCCTGCTGGCCACGTACGGCATGGCCCGCGGCTTCGTGGAGTTCTGGCTGATCTGGATCGCGGTGGACGCGGTGGGTGTGCCGCTGCTGCTGAACGGCGGGTTCTACCCGTCGGCGGCCATGTACCTCGTCTACGGCGCCTTCTGCGTGTGGGGCTTCGTCAGCTGGTGGCGCACCTCGCGGGTGCTCCGGCCGGCGCGCCGCCCCCTCGCGCCCACCTACACGGAGGCTGTGGCATGA